Proteins encoded together in one Lathyrus oleraceus cultivar Zhongwan6 chromosome 5, CAAS_Psat_ZW6_1.0, whole genome shotgun sequence window:
- the LOC127086599 gene encoding serine/threonine-protein kinase D6PKL2: MDPWLDDLTDDLQSLSFASTTTTTATTADIKRSTSFSSETTASTSTRSLPPTTKPHAPSSDPRWSAIHRIRSESPSRRILPSDLRFSRRLGSGDISSVYLAELNDDGKIPAMFAAKVMDKKELISRSKEGRAKTEREILESLDHPFLPTLYATIDAAKWLCLLTEFCPGGDLHVLRQRQQNKRFTESAVRFYASEVLMALEYLHMLGIVYRDLKPENVLVRSDGHIMLTDFDLSLKCDDNSTPTAQIIISSQDSPQVAPQKNPHSEPSQFASSSCIIPNCIVPAVSCFQPKRKRKKKQTQLHGPEFVAEPIDVRSMSFVGTHEYLAPEIVSGEGHGSAVDWWTLGIFIFELFYGVTPFRGLDNELTLANIVARALEFPKEPTVPATAKDLISQLLIKDPARRLGSIMGASTIKHHSFFQGVNWALLRCTPPPYVPPPYTKDKEDVSDESCPQTPVDYY; the protein is encoded by the exons ATGGACCCATGGCTCGACGATCTAACCGACGACCTCCAAAGCCTCAGCTTCGCCTCCACAACCACCACAACCGCCACCACCGCCGACATCAAACGCAGCACAAGCTTCAGTTCCGAAACAACCGCCTCAACTTCCACAAGATCCCTACCTCCAACAACCAAACCTCACGCTCCTTCCTCCGACCCTCGCTGGTCCGCCATTCACCGGATCCGATCAGAGTCACCTTCTCGTCGCATACTTCCGTCTGACCTTCGATTCTCCCGCCGTCTCGGCTCCGGCGATATTAGTTCCGTTTATCTTGCGGAACTTAACGATGATGGAAAAATCCCGGCGATGTTCGCGGCGAAAGTGATGGATAAGAAGGAGCTTATTAGTAGGAGTAAGGAAGGAAGAGCGAAGACGGAGAGAGAAATACTTGAGTCTCTTGACCATCCTTTCTTGCCTACTCTTTATGCTACCATCGACGCGGCGAAATGGCTTTGTCTCTTGACGGAGTTTTGCCCCGGCGGCGATCTTCACGTTCTCCGACAACGCCAGCAGAACAAACGCTTCACTGAATCCGCCGTGAG ATTCTATGCATCAGAAGTGTTGATGGCGCTTGAATACCTTCACATGTTGGGAATAGTATACCGTGATCTCAAACCAGAGAACGTGTTAGTTAGATCAGATGGCCATATCATGCTCACAGACTTTGACCTCTCCTTAAAATGTGATGACAATTCCACACCAACAGCCCAGATAATAATCTCCAGTCAAGACTCTCCACAAGTAGCCCCACAAAAAAATCCCCACTCCGAACCCTCCCAATTCGCCTCATCTTCTTGCATAATACCCAACTGTATAGTCCCAGCAGTGTCCTGTTTCCAACCAAAACGCAAGCGAAAGAAGAAACAAACTCAGCTTCACGGCCCGGAGTTTGTTGCCGAACCTATTGATGTCCGGTCCATGTCATTTGTGGGCACCCACGAATACTTGGCTCCTGAAATAGTGTCTGGGGAGGGGCACGGTAGTGCTGTCGATTGGTGGACCTTAGGGATATTTATATTCGAATTGTTTTACGGCGTGACGCCTTTTCGAGGCTTGGATAATGAACTCACTCTAGCAAATATCGTGGCTCGAGCTTTGGAGTTCCCAAAGGAACCCACCGTGCCAGCCACGGCAAAAGATCTTATCTCACAGTTATTGATTAAGGACCCAGCAAGGAGATTGGGATCAATAATGGGAGCTTCTACAATCAAACACCACTCATTTTTCCAAGGTGTGAATTGGGCATTGTTAAGGTGTACACCTCCACCTTACGTTCCACCACCCTATACTAAAGATAAAGAAGATGTATCTGATGAAAGTTGTCCACAAACACCTGTTGATTATTATTGA